In Nitrososphaerales archaeon, the sequence ATTATAAATCCCGGTGGTACTGGTAAACCGAGTTGTGTCATCTGGCAAAGGCCTGCACCTTTACCACCCAGTAACTTCTTATTCTTACCATCTCCTTCTTCAAATAAGTAGATATCTTTCGCCATTTTGTAAATCTCCAAGCAATAGCTACAAACATGGTATTTTATAAATTTAACTTAAGTGTGGATTAAGGATTTTACTCCTTTCCGTACTTAAAAGATAAAGATAAACCTTATTTAATCGTAAAGCTCTTACGATTAAGTATGGTAATACGCATAACTTTATTAATCTTATCGATGTGATCGTTCATAGATGAGTAAGATAAAGATCGGGACATCAGGCTATAGCTACTTTTGGAATGAAGGTAAACCTACACCTTTTGAATGGTATATAAAACAGGGCTTCGATACCGTAGAGATTAACGCAAGTTTTTACCGATTCCCTTCATCCACATGGGTAAAGGCCTGGTCGAATAGCCCAGAAGATTTTGATTTCACCATCAAGGTGCACCGCTCCATCACACACTACGCTAAGTTACGTGGTAAAGCTATTCAACTATGGAAGAGATTTGTAGAGCCTTTACGTACTATGGAAGAGAAGATATCATTCTGGCTCTTCCAAATGCCACCGAGCTTCAGGTATAGTGAAAAGAGTATAAGTATTCTTAACGATTTCTTCAAAGAGTTGAACCTTGGCAATAGGGCCGTTGTGGAGTTTCGGGATAATTCGTGGTGGAAGAATGTAGATGATCTTCGTGATTTGGGCATAGTCTTTTGCTCCGTCGATGCACCTGAGCTTCCTCGTGATATAGTGATGATAAATGATGTTGTATATTTGAGATTACATGGTAGAGATGTTTGGTACAATTATGAATATACGGATGAGGAATTGAATGAAATTGTGAATTCTATAAAGCGACTCCCAGCTTCACGTAAATACATTTACTTGAATAACGATCATGGTATGTTAACGAATGGAAAGTATTTGATGAAGATCATTCGTGGAGAAAGATAGAGGATAGAGAAATAGAGAATAGGTTTTTGGGAGTTAGAATATATGCAGTAAGTATCCTGAGAGAAGAATTATAACACTTCAATCTATGATAATTAGCATAGTTGAAGATGTCGATGACTAATTGTTAATAAGACTACAGTAAGCTACGGGTAAACGATCCTCTGTCAATCCTTTATTGTGAAACATCTTAAGGTTATTATGCCGAGGGCCGGACTTGAACCGGCGACAGCCCGGTCTTCAGCCGGGTGCTCTCCCACGCTGAGCTACCTCGGCCCAATTTAAATGGAATACATCAAGGTAATTAAATTTTTTCTATAACATTGTATCTACATGATAAAGTGTGATAAATGGATAAATTCGATGATAACTATCAGTGAAATATAAATAGTGTGAGCTTATAATATCAATGTATGAATCCTGCTGAATTTAAGAATTATTCAGTTACGATCATCTCAGACGCTATGGATAAACTTGGACTGCACGGTATACTAGATAATATTCGCCCTCTAAATGAGGGAGTAAGGATCGCGGGTAGAGCCCTAACTGTGAGGGGCTCAGCGAGTGTGATTAACTCTTACGATTTAAGCGAGTTTAGAATAGGAAGTATCATAGATGAATGTAAAGGAGGGGAGGTGATCGTAATAGATATCGATGGCGCGTGTGTATCGGTGTGGGGAGGGCTCGCATCTTTGGCTGCGAAGATGAAGGGTGTGGAAGGTGTTGTGGTGAATGGGGGTGTGAGAGATGTTGATGAAATTAGAAGGCTTAGATTCCCTGTATTTACAAAGCATATAACCCCAAGGAGTGGTAAGACACGTATTAAGATACAGAGTGTTAATGAACCGATTCAAATAGATGGTGTTAGGATTAAAGGGGGCGATATAATCGTCGGTGATGATACGGGAGTGGTGGTGATAAATTCTGAGAAGGCTCAAGAAGTGTTGAAGTTATCAAAGGAGCTGGAAGAGAAAGAGATCGTATTCTCGAGATCGATCGAAAGAG encodes:
- a CDS encoding DUF72 domain-containing protein, with translation MSKIKIGTSGYSYFWNEGKPTPFEWYIKQGFDTVEINASFYRFPSSTWVKAWSNSPEDFDFTIKVHRSITHYAKLRGKAIQLWKRFVEPLRTMEEKISFWLFQMPPSFRYSEKSISILNDFFKELNLGNRAVVEFRDNSWWKNVDDLRDLGIVFCSVDAPELPRDIVMINDVVYLRLHGRDVWYNYEYTDEELNEIVNSIKRLPASRKYIYLNNDHGMLTNGKYLMKIIRGER